The proteins below are encoded in one region of Paeniglutamicibacter cryotolerans:
- a CDS encoding SDR family NAD(P)-dependent oxidoreductase: MQLNDGVALIAGGASGLGAETARALHADGASVVILDLPGSAGAELAAELGERARFAAADVGNEGQVRAAIAVASDLGPLRVLVNCAGVGTPGKVLGRGGVLPLADFQRVVNINLIGTFNMLRLAAEAMAATEPWMDPATGTAERGVIINTASVAAFDGQIGQAAYAASKGAVAAMTLPVARELARQLIRCVAIAPGIFETPMLAGLPQAAQDSLGAQVPHPARLGKPAEYAALVRHIVSNQMLNGETIRLDGAIRMGPK; this comes from the coding sequence ATGCAGTTGAACGATGGCGTAGCACTGATCGCCGGGGGCGCATCCGGGCTGGGCGCCGAAACAGCCCGGGCATTGCATGCGGACGGGGCATCGGTGGTGATCCTCGACCTGCCCGGCTCCGCCGGAGCCGAGCTGGCGGCCGAGCTGGGTGAACGTGCCCGCTTTGCCGCGGCAGATGTGGGAAACGAGGGGCAGGTGCGTGCCGCCATTGCCGTGGCCTCCGATCTGGGACCGCTGCGCGTGCTGGTGAACTGCGCCGGAGTCGGCACTCCGGGCAAGGTGCTGGGCCGCGGGGGAGTGCTGCCGCTGGCAGACTTCCAGCGTGTGGTGAACATCAACCTGATCGGTACCTTCAACATGCTCCGGCTCGCCGCCGAGGCCATGGCAGCCACCGAGCCGTGGATGGACCCGGCCACGGGCACCGCCGAGCGCGGCGTCATCATCAATACCGCTTCGGTTGCCGCCTTCGACGGGCAGATTGGCCAGGCCGCCTATGCCGCATCCAAGGGCGCCGTGGCGGCCATGACGCTGCCGGTGGCCCGCGAACTGGCCCGCCAGCTGATCCGTTGCGTGGCCATCGCCCCGGGGATCTTCGAGACCCCGATGCTCGCCGGGCTGCCCCAGGCGGCCCAGGATTCACTGGGCGCACAAGTACCGCACCCGGCACGGTTGGGTAAACCGGCCGAATACGCGGCGCTGGTGCGTCATATTGTTTCGAACCAGATGCTCAACGGGGAAACGATCAGGCTCGACGGGGCCATCCGCATGGGACCCAAGTAG
- a CDS encoding VOC family protein, with amino-acid sequence MLRVRPIHHTPHVEEWARLLTTLGLIELPASGGHGEFAAAGGKIRLLDSGMPWTELGFEIRDLDKFADWTRSDGTPVTITGDGSSRAGRITGPDGLSFLAEPVTPGDPSAGTEPGLIVLALWNTPDVSGASATLRNIGARPDTTSDAGTWEQFRAKNGGLVAAHAGSEPGAALSFEYAGAAQKLLDILHSRGIDATLVDEAHGRTVLVPDPDGTLLRISERLHGHTGHAE; translated from the coding sequence ATGCTGCGCGTCCGCCCGATCCACCACACGCCCCATGTCGAAGAATGGGCCCGGCTACTGACGACTTTGGGCCTGATCGAACTCCCGGCCAGCGGGGGCCATGGCGAATTCGCCGCGGCCGGCGGCAAGATCCGGCTCCTGGACTCCGGAATGCCCTGGACCGAGCTGGGCTTCGAAATCCGCGACCTGGACAAGTTCGCCGACTGGACCCGCTCCGATGGAACCCCGGTGACGATCACCGGGGACGGCAGTTCCCGTGCCGGGCGGATTACGGGCCCCGACGGGCTCTCGTTCCTCGCCGAGCCGGTAACACCGGGAGATCCCTCGGCAGGCACTGAACCGGGCCTGATCGTGCTGGCGCTCTGGAACACGCCGGATGTGTCGGGGGCCTCGGCAACCCTGCGCAATATCGGCGCCCGCCCCGACACCACCTCGGACGCCGGCACGTGGGAGCAGTTCCGTGCCAAGAACGGAGGGCTGGTCGCGGCCCATGCCGGCAGCGAACCGGGTGCTGCCTTGTCCTTCGAATATGCCGGGGCGGCACAGAAGCTGCTGGACATCCTTCATTCGCGCGGGATTGACGCCACGCTGGTCGACGAGGCCCACGGGCGCACCGTGCTGGTGCCCGATCCCGACGGAACCCTGCTCCGGATCAGCGAACGCCTGCATGGCCATACCGGCCACGCAGAGTAG
- a CDS encoding shikimate kinase, whose product MMHEESTMPATAEQQPRPIVMVGNAASGKSAVGRATAGELKWPFVDSDQVIVARYGGITDIFATGGEAQFRRYEAEVIREIIAERVGPYVLSVGGGATMDPGTRELLAGLTVIWLDVDLATVLPRLTGRTDRPIMNGNVAETWTARDQERRPVFEQLADIRIDARGATAARAVAREIARRIPTRTA is encoded by the coding sequence ATGATGCACGAGGAATCGACGATGCCGGCAACCGCCGAACAGCAGCCGCGGCCGATCGTGATGGTCGGCAATGCGGCGAGCGGGAAATCTGCGGTCGGCCGGGCGACGGCCGGCGAACTGAAATGGCCGTTCGTCGATAGCGACCAGGTGATCGTGGCCCGGTACGGGGGAATCACCGACATTTTCGCCACCGGGGGAGAAGCGCAGTTCCGCCGCTACGAGGCCGAGGTGATCCGCGAGATCATCGCCGAGCGAGTCGGGCCCTACGTGCTCTCAGTCGGTGGTGGCGCCACCATGGATCCGGGGACCCGCGAACTGCTCGCGGGCCTGACGGTCATCTGGCTCGACGTCGACCTGGCCACCGTCCTGCCCCGGCTCACGGGCCGCACCGACCGCCCGATCATGAATGGCAATGTCGCCGAAACCTGGACGGCCCGCGATCAGGAGCGCCGCCCGGTCTTCGAGCAGCTGGCGGATATCCGCATCGATGCCCGAGGTGCGACTGCGGCCCGGGCCGTAGCCCGCGAGATAGCCCGCAGGATTCCGACCCGGACCGCCTGA
- a CDS encoding YdeI/OmpD-associated family protein yields the protein MIHPPGIRLVLHKKGRNVMRLTAAQAWDEARCFGWIDGQRGARDGEAFKRRYTPRGAKSAWSVRNVEYFARLAESGLMTPAGDSAIAEAQADGRWEAACH from the coding sequence ATGATTCATCCCCCGGGCATCCGGCTGGTGCTGCATAAGAAGGGCAGGAACGTCATGAGGCTGACCGCCGCCCAGGCGTGGGACGAGGCACGGTGTTTCGGCTGGATCGACGGCCAGCGCGGAGCCCGCGACGGGGAAGCCTTCAAGCGCCGCTACACCCCGCGCGGTGCCAAGAGCGCCTGGTCGGTGCGCAACGTCGAATACTTCGCCCGGCTGGCCGAGTCCGGACTCATGACACCTGCCGGGGATTCCGCCATCGCCGAGGCACAGGCCGACGGGCGTTGGGAAGCCGCATGCCATTGA
- a CDS encoding DUF1684 domain-containing protein yields MNEIDAFTRWRRMREEGLAVPHGWLTLTSYQWLPAEPGAVDMLPGRWSADADGARLEVGAEEGITNTDGDPVDGILTRCVGEDESIHWVRHGDTLVELGMRGGRYMIRTRTKEHPFRTSFTGVPVFDYSPAWIVSGTYQPHEAPRVATIDTYRPDTRLEAAFDGEVLLDIAGRTVSLAARDDGNGTLSVAFFDSTNGADTAAWRHVSFPAPAPGPDAAVRVDFNRTLNYPMAFSEFAVCPAPLAGNLIPVPVTAGEKKPI; encoded by the coding sequence ATGAACGAAATCGATGCCTTCACCCGCTGGCGGCGCATGCGCGAAGAGGGTCTGGCCGTTCCGCATGGCTGGCTCACTCTGACCTCGTACCAGTGGCTGCCGGCCGAGCCAGGGGCCGTTGACATGCTTCCCGGTCGGTGGAGTGCCGATGCCGACGGAGCCAGACTGGAAGTTGGAGCCGAGGAGGGAATCACCAATACCGACGGGGATCCGGTCGACGGTATCCTGACTCGATGCGTGGGCGAGGACGAATCCATCCACTGGGTGCGCCACGGCGACACCCTGGTCGAGCTCGGAATGCGCGGCGGCCGGTACATGATCCGCACCCGCACGAAGGAACATCCGTTTCGCACCTCCTTCACGGGAGTCCCGGTTTTCGACTACTCTCCGGCGTGGATCGTGAGCGGCACCTACCAGCCCCATGAAGCGCCCCGCGTGGCCACGATCGACACCTACCGGCCCGACACCAGGCTCGAGGCCGCGTTCGATGGCGAGGTTCTGCTGGACATCGCAGGACGGACCGTGTCGCTGGCGGCACGCGACGACGGGAATGGAACCCTGAGCGTTGCCTTCTTCGATTCAACGAACGGCGCCGATACGGCCGCATGGCGCCACGTCTCGTTCCCCGCTCCCGCCCCGGGCCCGGACGCAGCGGTGCGGGTGGACTTCAACCGCACCTTGAACTACCCGATGGCCTTCTCCGAATTCGCCGTCTGCCCTGCCCCACTGGCGGGAAACCTGATTCCCGTTCCCGTCACCGCCGGGGAAAAGAAGCCCATCTAG
- a CDS encoding ribbon-helix-helix domain-containing protein, producing the protein MMKEPDDPRAKVQFNIYLPADLVRRIKHAAIDEGSSLSAFVESALQNQLEEK; encoded by the coding sequence ATGATGAAGGAACCGGACGATCCACGGGCGAAGGTCCAATTCAACATCTATCTGCCCGCCGACCTGGTACGCCGGATCAAACACGCGGCCATCGACGAGGGTTCCAGCCTGTCCGCCTTCGTGGAATCCGCATTGCAGAACCAGCTGGAGGAGAAGTAA
- a CDS encoding NADH:flavin oxidoreductase/NADH oxidase yields MSKLFEPVSLWAPQGPGLHLRNRTVLAPMCQYSVNAKDGVPHAWHLAHLGARAGGGFGLVFTEATAVSPEGRISDQDTGIWNDAQAGAWVGIVDFLHSQGAAAGIQLAHAGGKASTYAWLPEQASSGHRGSITAEHGGWETLGPSETTIFGLDTPRAMSVGEIHASVRDWVDAAKRAEAAGFDIIQIHAAHGYLIHQFLSPLTNKRDDAYGGSYENRTRYAREVVAAVREAWPAHKPLGIRFSGDDWVDGGWRIEDTVRFATEIRDLGVSAFDLSSAGIGAYHGPSGPGFQVPLATAVRTALEGTGSFVTAVGAITEPAQAEQILVTHQADGVSIGRAELIQPNWPVVAAAALGVHRDELPRAAQYWRAAW; encoded by the coding sequence ATGAGCAAACTCTTCGAACCGGTCTCCCTCTGGGCACCCCAGGGACCCGGGCTGCACCTGCGCAACCGCACGGTGCTGGCCCCCATGTGCCAGTATTCGGTCAACGCCAAGGACGGAGTCCCCCATGCCTGGCACTTGGCCCACCTGGGCGCCCGCGCCGGCGGCGGGTTCGGACTGGTCTTCACCGAGGCCACGGCAGTGAGCCCCGAGGGGCGGATCTCGGACCAAGACACCGGCATCTGGAACGACGCGCAGGCGGGCGCCTGGGTCGGCATCGTCGATTTCCTGCATAGCCAGGGCGCGGCCGCGGGAATCCAGCTGGCCCATGCCGGGGGCAAGGCCTCCACCTATGCCTGGCTGCCCGAGCAGGCGAGCTCCGGACACCGCGGTTCCATCACTGCGGAGCATGGCGGCTGGGAAACGCTCGGACCCTCGGAAACCACGATCTTCGGGCTGGACACTCCGCGGGCGATGAGCGTGGGCGAGATCCATGCATCGGTCAGGGACTGGGTCGACGCTGCCAAGCGCGCCGAGGCCGCCGGGTTCGACATCATCCAGATCCACGCAGCCCACGGCTACCTCATCCACCAGTTCCTTTCCCCGCTGACCAACAAGCGCGATGACGCCTATGGGGGCAGCTACGAGAACCGCACCCGCTACGCCCGCGAGGTCGTGGCCGCGGTGCGCGAGGCCTGGCCCGCGCACAAGCCGCTGGGCATCAGGTTCTCCGGCGATGATTGGGTCGACGGGGGCTGGCGGATCGAGGACACCGTCCGCTTCGCCACCGAGATACGCGACTTGGGCGTGAGCGCCTTCGACCTCTCCAGCGCCGGGATCGGCGCCTACCACGGCCCCTCGGGACCGGGATTCCAGGTCCCGCTGGCCACCGCCGTGCGCACCGCGCTGGAGGGGACGGGATCGTTCGTGACGGCGGTGGGCGCGATCACCGAACCGGCCCAGGCCGAACAGATCCTCGTCACGCATCAGGCCGATGGAGTCAGCATCGGGCGCGCTGAACTCATCCAACCGAACTGGCCCGTCGTCGCGGCCGCGGCGCTCGGCGTCCATCGCGACG
- a CDS encoding glutamine amidotransferase, which produces MKPFLLISTRSDAFTAEDEVRGVLQASGLDPTDLHTFPLESETLGPVDADWVRTYSGIILGGSPFNASDPPERKSSVQVRCEADLHRLLDVLVELDFPFFGACYGVGTLGSHQGAVIDRNFGEPVGTSRIVVTDAGRADPMLRGLPDSFDAFVGHKEAVRTLPAHAVLLASSAPCPVQMFRIKENLYATQFHPELDPAGLAGRIMTYKDAGYFPPERALELRERALAAEVDAPGLVLANFVRRYGNG; this is translated from the coding sequence ATGAAGCCGTTCCTGCTGATTTCCACCCGGTCCGACGCCTTCACTGCCGAAGACGAGGTGCGCGGGGTGCTGCAGGCCTCCGGCTTGGACCCCACCGACCTGCACACGTTCCCGCTCGAGTCCGAGACGCTGGGCCCGGTCGACGCGGACTGGGTCCGCACCTACTCGGGCATCATCCTGGGTGGCAGCCCGTTCAACGCCTCAGATCCGCCGGAGCGGAAGTCCTCAGTGCAGGTGCGCTGCGAGGCCGACCTGCACCGGCTGCTCGACGTACTGGTAGAGCTCGATTTTCCCTTCTTCGGAGCCTGCTACGGCGTGGGAACGCTGGGCAGCCACCAGGGCGCCGTGATCGATCGGAACTTCGGCGAACCCGTGGGCACGTCCCGCATCGTGGTGACGGATGCCGGTCGCGCGGACCCGATGCTGCGGGGGCTTCCCGACTCCTTCGATGCCTTCGTAGGACATAAGGAAGCAGTGCGCACGCTACCCGCGCATGCCGTGCTGCTTGCCTCATCGGCCCCATGCCCGGTGCAGATGTTCCGGATCAAGGAGAACCTCTACGCCACGCAGTTCCATCCTGAGCTGGATCCCGCGGGGCTGGCGGGCCGCATCATGACCTACAAGGACGCCGGCTACTTCCCGCCGGAGCGGGCCCTTGAATTGCGGGAGCGCGCGCTGGCCGCCGAGGTGGACGCCCCGGGCCTGGTGCTGGCGAACTTCGTACGGCGCTATGGAAACGGCTAG